The sequence GAGCATTTTGTTGTCCAGATCACATGATTATAAATGAATAGGAAATGCTCATCACATCACATACATACCGACTTTTAATATTATTAGAATACATTAAAAGATGCTAGAGGAATAAGGAATCATTGAATTCTTGGGATATAATTTAACATGGGATTATTGGCTATGTATATAATTCAACGTGGAGAAAATTTGGACTGATACACGGTGAGACGGAAGACCAAACAACTAAATTGCACACGTCGAGAAACCGCGTTGTTAGTTCCTAGTCTTGTCGAATAGGAAAGTATTTTCAACGTTATTATTACTCTCAACGAAACCGAAAATTTCGCAGAAACTTCAAACATCTAAAAAAATTCATTCGATCTTCTTTCCCGATTAGTTCTCGCGAATTTCCTCGTCAATTTCACGATTTCACATTTAAGTCTTTTTTATGGTGCAACGCGTCTAAACCTTCAATACAATTTATATATACCACAAGTTCCTGCGCTTAAGATCTGTACCACAAAATACTAACACTTCCAATCTCTGCAAAATCTCTGTCGAAATAATAGCGCTTCCTGCAATTTCATCACAATTTTACGAAATGTTTGTCCCTGACGGGAAGAATCTAGATGCCAATGTTTTCTCTGGCCCTTTAAACGACGATTCAGATTTCAATTCTTTGGTTGGCCCTCCAAACAATGAGGGGAGTGGGGATAATGAATGGAACGATTATCTTCTAATGGTGGGAGTACTGTCTCTTTGTATGCTTATTTCCatctttgttgttttctattaCGTATACTTTCGCATGGATTCTCATGCAGAGCACCGGCGGCGGCTGAGGCACCAGATTTCGAGAGCTCGTGGGTTTTCTTTGAGAGGAGGAGATGAGCACTTTTGTTCTCCGGCGACACAAGGTTTATGCAGGGAAGTCGTAGATGCCCTCCCGGTTTTTGTCTACAAGCCGGAAAATTTCAAGGACGGATTAAGCTGTACTGTTTGTCTGAGTGAGTTCGAGGAAAACGAAAATGCCAGATTACTGCCCAACTGTAATCATAGCTTTCATGTGGAGTGTGTTAATATGTGGTTTTATTCTCATTCCACTTGCCCTCTTTGCAGAGCTAATGTTGAAAAGCAGCCTGATGAATCTGTGCAGACTGGTAATAGAGCAGTGGAGATTTCAGTCATGGAAGAAGAAGCGGGGATAGATCAAAAGGCAGTAGAAAGCAGTAGGAGTAGAGAAGAACAGGTGGATTGTATTAATGGCGAGAGTAACAGTGTTAGTATTGATATCCCACCTAGGGAAAAGTAGAATTCTTTATATATACCTAGTGTTTCTACATGATGGTAGTTGTTCAGGGGAAGCCAGGCAACAGACTATATATCATCGAGCACATGTTCGACTCACTTTAGGGAAGGAAATAATGTACATACGGTTTGGTTTCAGTTTTGTGTAGGCGAGAGATATCTGTAAGATGTTGGATATCATTTTACGAAGGTTGTGACGACCTTTTGATTCCCTTTAATGAATCGGCATATATTAATTAATAAGAGTCGATTGATTTGTAAGGTTTTGAAATACATTATTTGATTAGACAATTTAatctttttatttatatataaatataataaaatgtgtATCAGAACTAAGTGTTGTACGTCTTGTAAGTTTTAATGTCTGTATTTATTgaataatttataaaatttaataaaatttaagttTTTATTGTAAAGGATATTACATATGGAAGAAATCTCAAGATTTTTGAGTGTCATTATCTTACATTTATTGATCATTTATTGTAAAATATACAAGAATATTATAAAAATAGGGTTATTTATGGACTAGTTAAAGCATAGTGTTTGATTGATTTCAATAATAGTTATGTGTAAGAGGATGAAAGACGTAATGTGTTTTCTTATGGAAAAATTACAAATTGTTTATGAAACCTTGGAAATGTGAATTAGTTATATGCTTAGCATGTGTGGAAAAGGCATGTATGAATCCAATATGAACTAAATggaccaagacttcattcatggaTTAAAGCTATAGTTTTAGAAAACTTTTTTTTTATTAATCTTTGTTAAATTAATATAGCTCAAAACTTCATAGCTAATCCAAAATGCGTCATACAAGGGATCATTTTCGTCACCATGATTGTAGCAGATGTAAGGACCAATGAGCTTCAATTTCTCCTCCTTCACTTCATGCCAAACATGGAGGTAAGGCAAAATGTCAAATACATAAAAGCCTAGTCAAGATGGGGTTGGTAAAGATTAGATGAAAATAAGTATGACGCTGAGGTCAGGAAGAGAAAGATCATTTCCAAGAAAAAATAAGAGTCTCTTTATGAAATGTTAGGGGTCTTAACACTTCTAACAAAAATGCTTAGTTAAATATCATTTAGAAATTTCTAAAGGAGACATTCAAATGATCTAAGAAAAAAAACTTAATTATAAGAAATTAGAAGTAATTAAATCAAAAATAAAATGTCTGAATGGCTTTTTTTTGTTCACACAAAGGGGATTTTGGTGGTCTTGTTACTCTTTTGTATTCTTACTCAATCTCTTTGgaacattttggaaaagaaaatttCTAATTGACTTGTAAGGTTATTTGTTTTTCCTTCAAATACTAGTTTACTCTAACAAACATTTATTCTAATGATATTCTATTTGATCATGATAGAAATGAAGGGGTCCAAAAGAGTAATCAATCTTGTATTATAGAATTTATAGCCAATCAAAACATATAAGAAATTCCCTTATAGAATGGTCACTTTACTTTGATCAATCATAGATTAGGTTTCaacaatatttttcataatttaaacTACTTCCTTTAATATGGGTATTCAAGTGCTTTTCTAAAATTGTGTGAATATAATATAGTACCCTATAGCCTATTCAAATAGATATTCAagataataagaaaaataaaactactttcaaatttgaaaatatgtggatgaGAGACCATGAATTTCTTATCAACATTGAAAATAGTGCTTAAAGGATGTACAAAGAAGGTCCAAAATATTTATCATGTTCTCAAAATTAAAACACATAAAGGATAGATTGAAGGCATAGAATAAATAACATTTGAAggatatttttgaagaaaaaaatctTGTGGAGAGTCAAATAAAAAACTAAATGAAGAAGTTCTTGTACATGGTATGGATGAGAGAAaatacctaattgaaaaatatTTGATGATCAAATATTCCAAGTTCATGTTAGGTAAGAAACATTTTTGCACTAGAAGTCAAGGGAGGTATGGATGAAGGATGGAAATAGGAACTCTAAATTATTTCATAATGCAACAAAAGATTCATAGGATTCAAAATAGAATTAACAAGATATCGACAATATTAACAATATTAAGGCCAAGGTTCTTGATGTTTTCTACAAGCTTCTTAACAATTGGGATGGTTCTGATTTGTGCTTCTAGGAATAGTCATTGTAGGGATTTGACGTTTTCCAAATAATGATTTTTTGGGGTTGCATTCTCTAGGAAAAAAAGAGAGGTATCCATGCAATCGCATTCTAATAATCCCTCGACTTGAATGGCTTCCCAATTAGATTCTTTCACAAGTGCTAGAAAATAGCTGGCAATGATGTCTTCAAGGCTACTATATAAtaacaaaataaatatattattataaagGACTTGAATAACATCTTCATTGGTGTTACACTAAGGATTATCAACCTAAATTTCCTCTTGCAACAATGTATACAAAATTTTCCTCAGAATAAAATTGCTATTAGGTTAAAATTGATGCTTTTGATATTATTGTCAAGGAGTATAGTTAGTTTTTTTAGGGACATACATCCTTGATGGAGCTATTGTTTCTCAAGAAGCCATTCACTCTACTCAATCAACTTAGAAGAGTTGCATGCTAGTAAAATTATATATAAGGAAGACATATGATCAAGTGTATTGGAGATTTCTTTCAAATTGAGTCGTCTAGGTTTAAATGACACTAGCTAAATCATATGTTTAGCTTCGTTTCTGGTCCCAAACAATAGTTTGTTAGGATTCTTTGGAGTTTATCGAgaactctaacaaggtgattcaaacCTTTTCTTCATTATAATGGTAGATGCTTTGGCTAGAATGATTAGTTTTCCCATTTTAATTAGTGAATGAGAATGTATTTTGGTGAAAAGAAACATTCCTCTAGTATCTCATCAATAATTCATTGATAACACATTTTTTGGGGGAGATATAAAAGAGAAGTGATTTACTCTTACTCGACAACCTATGGTCAAATGGTGAATGATGCAAAATTAGTTTTTTTCTTCTTCTACACAAAGCCTACCAAATAGATGGAGATTCTCAATGTTAGATTGAATTCAAAAAAGGATGGGTCTACCCATCTCTCTAGGACTCTATTCACTAAATCTATAGATCCTCTACTTGAAAAGTGCACAAAGAAGATTTATTTCTTAAAGAGTTATTAGCTTTCCTAGGATGACAAAATTATAATGTTGATAGTAGTTATCATGTGCATTGCTATATTTCTCCTATCATAACTCAATCTCTTGGCTACATGGTGAATGAAATTTTTGGCTAAAATATGCTCAAATTTTTTTTGGCACTTGGTTCCTTAGATGAAAATAAAATCCCTTTGATCACTTGAAAAAACATTTAAAATTCTAAATCATAAAAAGAGGTGATGTTGAGAAATTAGAGGTCATAAAATAAAACACTCCAAGCAAAGAGTTTCGTACATGTTCTCATAACCAAATATCAAGTGGGTAGTGATCATAAAAAATAAATGTCTAGATAACCAAGACCATTTAGGGTCTTTACATCTGTTAATCCTCCTAAATGATCTAGCCTTTGGAATTTCATGTTGTCATGTACGTCAAacattattgactatcttgcatgAGATATTTTGGATGATCAATCCACTATCTTCTAGGAATATTCTTGGAATGGTTACCCCTCTATTGATAAGTGTGATTCCTTCAAGCATTTCAAGAAAATTCTATCTAATATTTGGGGTAAAAATGTTGTTGATTATCTAATCCTCCTTTTGTCATTTGGCATTCCTAGATAGAAACTAAAGGAGCTTAGTTCCACAAGGCTCTGATTGAGAGGAAAAAATTAAGGCGATTCTAAATCATACAATGATTGATCATTTAGCTGGGAGGAATAGTTTAAGTTGGAACTACTGTAGCTCAAGATAATATAATTCCAAAATTAGTTTCTTGGTGGATGATACAAGGGACAAGAAGACTAATTGGCCCATTCATTTCTGTTGAAAATAAAGAGTGCCTTCCTAAAGTGGGATTTTTTATGTGGGTGACAATACAAAGGAAAATCCTAATGgaaaatggattcaaaatgcttCCTTTCCATCCTCTGTCCCAATAACCACTATACAAGGCCTTTGCGGAGTCCCTAAATCACCTATTTTTCGATTGTCAATTCTCACAAGAGTGTTGGAAATGGCTATGTTCTAAAGTGGGATGGTTTGGTGATTTTCCTAACTATATTCTTAACATGTCCAAAGCCTATCCCATTTTGATAAAGAATGTAACCTTTGTTTGCCTTTGAATTATTAGTCTATTGATTCTATCATGAGAAATTTGGAAAGAATGAATCGAAGACTCTTTCAATATAAGGAATTGTCTCTCCCATCATTTCAATGTAAGATGAAAATTACAATTAGGGAGGTGTCAAACAAGAGTGTTAGTTCCAATATATCTCAAAATAACAAATTCATAGTTTGTGATAACTTGATGTCTAGAATATGGTTGGTCCTTAAGGTCCCCTACTATTACATCATCTAAGATTGGAAAGAGAATATAATGTGTAAATCCTCTATGAGACTCAAAATTGGAACAAACAATGAGGTAGAACTTTAGGCTCTTCTTTTAGGTTTGTAACTatgcattttcttcaatttttctaaggTTGAAACTAAAGGGGAGTCAATAATTGTAATCAATGTAATAAGATAAAAGGATACACATATAGAAACTACAATCCTTTGTAAATTCAATTATCTCCCTTCTTTTGAACATAGAAGAATATCTCACATATATAGAAAAGCTAATTCTAATACAAATTTTGTTGCCGAATTTTGGGGCTAAAGAATTgattttgaatttgtcaaaaaatttgaAGAGTATAGGGACTATGCACAACATAATCAACGACATAAAAATTAGTGATAAATACATTTTGGTGATGAATTCATCATAGGTAACATTTTTGGTGGACTAATGATTAATTTACTtctttcattgaatttcctcctCAACTACTCATGTGAATTCATTGTTGCATCACCTATTTCATTTTTGGGAGATAATGCATCTACACCTCTTTCCAATTCCATTTCTTTTCTCTACATTGCCACTATGGACACCCACATTCATTTGGTGTTCGTTATATAGCCTTCTTGCGGCTAATTTCAGAGAAAATTTTAGAGTGTGTGCTCAATACCTACCACGAATCATCTTGTTTACAATTCAATGGGTCCTTGGTGATGAAATTTTAGCTATAAAGCATAGATGGATCATAGAgtatgatccgaaacgttgatgaaaaaaaaTATACACAATCATACCCAGAAACAGCAGCTATCTATAgatcaattttgatttttcttttatgtttgtggCCTCTCACCTAGACTTTGGGGAATTAGAGGATGTTGTAAAGAATATGTTTATATTGTTGATAAAAATACTTCAACGCGGAGCAAATTTGGACTGATACACGGCGAAACGGAAGACCAAACAACTAAACTGGACACGTCGAGAAACCGCGGAATTAGTACCTAGTTTTGTCGAAAAGAAAGGTACTTCGAACGCTATTATTACACTCAACGAAATAGAAAATTTCGCAGAAACAACTAAGAATTACATTCGATCTTCTTTCACGATT is a genomic window of Cryptomeria japonica chromosome 7, Sugi_1.0, whole genome shotgun sequence containing:
- the LOC131074253 gene encoding RING-H2 finger protein ATL2 — translated: MFVPDGKNLDANVFSGPLNDDSDFNSLVGPPNNEGSGDNEWNDYLLMVGVLSLCMLISIFVVFYYVYFRMDSHAEHRRRLRHQISRARGFSLRGGDEHFCSPATQGLCREVVDALPVFVYKPENFKDGLSCTVCLSEFEENENARLLPNCNHSFHVECVNMWFYSHSTCPLCRANVEKQPDESVQTGNRAVEISVMEEEAGIDQKAVESSRSREEQVDCINGESNSVSIDIPPREK